From one Accipiter gentilis chromosome 3, bAccGen1.1, whole genome shotgun sequence genomic stretch:
- the CBR4 gene encoding 3-oxoacyl-[acyl-carrier-protein] reductase isoform X2 produces the protein MGKVCAIFGGSRGIGKAVAELLAQKGCHLAIIARNLEVAQTTARNLGGHLALSCDVSSEQEVQKTFEEMQRNLGPINYLVNAAGINRDGLLLRTKTEDMIVQIHTNLLGTMLTCKAAVKSMIQQQGGAIVNIGSIVGLKGNSGQSVYSATKAGLVGFSRSLAKEVAKKQIRVNVVAPGFIHTEMTAHLEEDQLKKAILLGRFGEPHEVAQAVVFLLESPYVTGSTLIVDGGLQLLT, from the exons ATGGGCAAGGTTTGTGCCATTTTTGGAGGATCCCGAGGAATAGGAAAAGCTGTTGCAGAATTACTGGCACAGAAAGGCTGCCACCTGGCAATTATTGCTAGAAATCTGGAAGTAGCCCAAACCACTGCACGTAATCTTGGTG GACATCTAGCACTTAGCTGTGATGTATCGAGCGAACAGGAAGTCCAAAAGACTTTTGAGGAGATGCAGAGGAATTTAGGTCCTATTAACTACCTGGTTAATGCGGCTGGGATCAACAG GGATGGTTTGTTACTGAGAACCAAGACTGAAGATATGATCGTCCAGATTCACACTAACCTTTTGGGAACAATGTTGACATGCAAAGCTGCTGTAAAAAGCATGATTCAACAACAGGGAGGTGCTATTGTCAATATAG gaagtaTTGTAGGACTTAAAGGCAACTCCGGTCAAAGTGTATACAGTGCTACCAAGGCAGGATTAGTTGGATTTTCACGCTCTCTTGCTAAAGAAGTAGCAAAAAAGCAAATTAGAGTCAACGTGGTTGCTCCAG GCTTTATTCACACAGAGATGACTGCTCATTTGGAAGAAGATCAGCTGAAGAAAGCAATTCTCCTTGGAAGATTTGGAGAGCCTCATGAAGTTGCACAAGCTGTTGTCTTTCTTCTGGAGTCCCCTTATGTTACAGGGAGTACTCTAATTGTAGATGGAGGCTTGCAGCTTCTGACTTAA
- the CBR4 gene encoding 3-oxoacyl-[acyl-carrier-protein] reductase isoform X1, whose amino-acid sequence MGKVCAIFGGSRGIGKAVAELLAQKGCHLAIIARNLEVAQTTARNLGAGHLALSCDVSSEQEVQKTFEEMQRNLGPINYLVNAAGINRDGLLLRTKTEDMIVQIHTNLLGTMLTCKAAVKSMIQQQGGAIVNIGSIVGLKGNSGQSVYSATKAGLVGFSRSLAKEVAKKQIRVNVVAPGFIHTEMTAHLEEDQLKKAILLGRFGEPHEVAQAVVFLLESPYVTGSTLIVDGGLQLLT is encoded by the exons ATGGGCAAGGTTTGTGCCATTTTTGGAGGATCCCGAGGAATAGGAAAAGCTGTTGCAGAATTACTGGCACAGAAAGGCTGCCACCTGGCAATTATTGCTAGAAATCTGGAAGTAGCCCAAACCACTGCACGTAATCTTGGTG CAGGACATCTAGCACTTAGCTGTGATGTATCGAGCGAACAGGAAGTCCAAAAGACTTTTGAGGAGATGCAGAGGAATTTAGGTCCTATTAACTACCTGGTTAATGCGGCTGGGATCAACAG GGATGGTTTGTTACTGAGAACCAAGACTGAAGATATGATCGTCCAGATTCACACTAACCTTTTGGGAACAATGTTGACATGCAAAGCTGCTGTAAAAAGCATGATTCAACAACAGGGAGGTGCTATTGTCAATATAG gaagtaTTGTAGGACTTAAAGGCAACTCCGGTCAAAGTGTATACAGTGCTACCAAGGCAGGATTAGTTGGATTTTCACGCTCTCTTGCTAAAGAAGTAGCAAAAAAGCAAATTAGAGTCAACGTGGTTGCTCCAG GCTTTATTCACACAGAGATGACTGCTCATTTGGAAGAAGATCAGCTGAAGAAAGCAATTCTCCTTGGAAGATTTGGAGAGCCTCATGAAGTTGCACAAGCTGTTGTCTTTCTTCTGGAGTCCCCTTATGTTACAGGGAGTACTCTAATTGTAGATGGAGGCTTGCAGCTTCTGACTTAA